A region of Faecalibacterium taiwanense DNA encodes the following proteins:
- a CDS encoding homocysteine S-methyltransferase family protein — MQASELFKQSNTVLLDGGMGTMLQASGLKLGAKPEELNITNPELIESIHAKYAAAGSRIVNANTFGASAHKLAGSAYSLEEIIAAGIANCKRACAPYGALTALDVGPLGELLEPSGTLAFEDAVSEYARIVRAGAAAGADLIFFETFTDLYELKAALLAAKENSGLPILASMSFEAGGRTFTGCTVESFGVTARGLGANAVGINCSLGPKEIFPMAKRLAEAVPGDFPVFVKPNAGLPRADGSGYDITPQLFAMEMKPYRDLHLFAAGGCCGTTPEFIKLLNSVFAGCVPGRSAHKMPSVLCTPVDFVNVDGITVVGERINPTGKKRFQQALREEDMNYVLEQAVSQVEAGAQVLDVNVGAPGVDEPALMPKVVKALQSVTSLPLQLDSSNVEALENGLRVYNGKPIVNSTNGEQEKLDAILPLCKKYGAAIVGLAIDERGILPAAEDRVAIARRITEAALAVGIPREDIYIDCLTLTASAQQKDVLATVQALEACKKELGVRTILGVSNISFGLPCRPYLNTTFLTMAMYAGLDLAIMNPSSEEMMAAVYAYNVLTNRDQQSTKYIERYADHVPASAAIRQAAQVVPAASASASGESAELTGPYAPLMKAVEKGLKGDAAAQTKALLAEKQPLEVVDEALIPALDIVGAKYEKGTLFLPQLLQAASAAQSAFEEIKNVIAQKGEGSASKGRIVLATVKGDVHDIGKNIVKVILENYGFEVIDLGRDVPVETVVNTVREKNVHLVGLSALMTTTLKSMEETIAALHEAGLDCKIMVGGAVLTPEYAEKIGADWYAKDAKRSADIAKEFFGAQ; from the coding sequence GTGCAAGCGAGTGAACTTTTCAAGCAGAGCAATACCGTCCTGCTGGACGGCGGCATGGGCACCATGCTGCAGGCTTCGGGCCTGAAGCTGGGTGCAAAGCCGGAGGAGCTGAACATCACGAACCCGGAGCTGATCGAGAGCATCCATGCCAAGTATGCCGCTGCGGGCAGCCGCATCGTCAACGCCAACACCTTTGGCGCATCGGCCCACAAGCTGGCGGGCAGCGCCTACAGTCTGGAAGAAATCATTGCGGCGGGCATCGCCAACTGCAAGCGCGCCTGTGCGCCCTACGGTGCCCTGACCGCGCTGGATGTCGGCCCGCTGGGAGAACTGCTGGAACCCAGCGGAACGCTGGCCTTTGAGGATGCGGTGAGCGAGTATGCGCGCATCGTCCGGGCAGGCGCTGCCGCCGGGGCCGACCTCATTTTCTTTGAGACCTTTACCGATCTGTACGAGCTGAAAGCCGCTCTGCTGGCCGCAAAGGAAAACAGCGGCCTGCCTATCTTAGCCAGCATGAGCTTTGAAGCCGGCGGGCGCACCTTTACCGGCTGCACGGTGGAAAGCTTCGGCGTGACCGCCCGTGGCCTGGGTGCCAACGCGGTGGGCATCAACTGCTCACTGGGCCCCAAGGAGATCTTCCCCATGGCAAAGCGTCTGGCAGAGGCTGTGCCCGGCGACTTTCCGGTGTTCGTCAAGCCCAATGCGGGCCTGCCCCGGGCCGACGGCAGCGGCTACGATATCACTCCGCAGCTCTTCGCCATGGAAATGAAGCCCTACCGGGACCTGCACCTGTTTGCGGCGGGCGGCTGCTGCGGCACCACGCCGGAGTTCATCAAGCTGCTGAACAGCGTTTTTGCAGGCTGCGTACCCGGCCGTTCGGCCCACAAAATGCCCTCGGTGCTGTGTACGCCGGTGGACTTTGTCAATGTGGACGGCATCACGGTGGTGGGTGAGCGCATCAACCCCACGGGCAAAAAGCGCTTCCAGCAGGCACTGCGGGAAGAGGATATGAACTACGTTCTGGAGCAGGCGGTCAGTCAGGTGGAAGCCGGTGCTCAGGTGCTGGATGTGAACGTGGGCGCACCCGGCGTGGACGAGCCTGCCCTGATGCCCAAGGTGGTCAAGGCCCTGCAGAGCGTCACCAGCCTGCCGCTGCAGCTGGATTCCTCCAATGTGGAGGCGCTGGAAAACGGTCTGCGCGTGTACAACGGCAAGCCCATCGTCAACTCTACCAACGGCGAGCAGGAAAAGCTGGACGCGATCCTGCCCCTGTGCAAAAAGTACGGTGCGGCCATCGTGGGCCTTGCCATCGATGAGCGGGGCATCCTGCCCGCCGCCGAGGACCGGGTGGCCATTGCCCGCCGCATCACGGAGGCGGCCCTTGCCGTCGGCATCCCGCGGGAGGACATCTACATCGACTGTCTGACCCTGACCGCCAGCGCCCAGCAGAAGGACGTTCTGGCCACCGTGCAGGCACTGGAAGCCTGCAAAAAAGAGCTGGGGGTGCGCACCATTCTGGGCGTGTCCAACATCAGCTTTGGCCTGCCCTGCCGCCCGTACCTGAACACCACCTTCCTCACCATGGCGATGTATGCGGGCCTTGACCTCGCCATTATGAACCCTTCCAGCGAGGAGATGATGGCGGCGGTGTATGCTTACAACGTGCTGACCAACCGCGACCAGCAGAGCACCAAGTACATTGAGCGGTATGCCGACCATGTGCCTGCATCCGCAGCCATCCGGCAGGCCGCGCAGGTGGTGCCTGCGGCTTCGGCATCCGCATCCGGTGAGAGTGCAGAGCTTACCGGCCCTTACGCTCCACTGATGAAGGCAGTGGAAAAGGGCCTGAAGGGTGATGCTGCCGCCCAGACCAAGGCACTGCTGGCCGAAAAGCAGCCGCTGGAAGTGGTGGACGAAGCACTGATCCCGGCGCTGGACATCGTGGGCGCCAAGTACGAGAAGGGAACGCTGTTCCTGCCGCAGCTGCTGCAGGCCGCAAGTGCTGCCCAGAGCGCCTTTGAGGAGATCAAGAACGTCATTGCCCAGAAGGGCGAGGGCAGCGCCAGCAAGGGCCGCATCGTGCTGGCCACCGTCAAGGGCGACGTGCACGACATCGGCAAGAACATCGTCAAGGTGATTCTGGAGAACTACGGCTTTGAGGTGATCGACCTGGGCCGTGATGTGCCGGTGGAGACGGTGGTGAACACTGTGCGGGAAAAGAATGTGCATCTGGTGGGCCTTTCCGCCCTGATGACCACCACCCTCAAGAGCATGGAGGAGACCATCGCCGCCCTGCACGAAGCGGGCCTGGACTGCAAGATCATGGTGGGCGGTGCCGTGCTGACCCCGGAATATGCCGAGAAGATCGGCGCGGACTGGTACGCCAAGGATGCCAAGCGCAGCGCGGACATCGCCAAGGAATTTTTCGGGGCGCAGTAA
- a CDS encoding methionine synthase, translated as MIGAPQPLVLAKPAAIDIAQAARYFGARGEPDDRTMTLLETCAMPLLAAATPRAVWLEADTAALAEAGILRGGDVMKHLENCPQAVLLAVTLGPGVDAQIRRAGVGDIAAGVASDALGSALAEQAADAAEAELRQWAAKEGKYLTGRFSPGYGDWDIAVQPLVANALDTVRRAGLCVTDTNLMTPRKSVTAILGVSGHPVKGKLAGCGHCVLRTRCEYRKRGKTCASE; from the coding sequence ATGATCGGTGCACCGCAGCCGCTGGTGCTGGCAAAACCGGCGGCGATCGATATAGCACAGGCAGCGCGGTATTTCGGGGCCAGAGGGGAACCGGACGACCGCACCATGACCCTGTTGGAAACATGCGCCATGCCGCTGCTGGCGGCGGCAACGCCCCGGGCGGTCTGGCTGGAAGCGGACACGGCTGCCCTTGCCGAAGCAGGCATCCTGCGGGGTGGGGATGTGATGAAGCATCTGGAAAACTGTCCGCAGGCGGTGCTGCTGGCTGTGACGCTGGGCCCCGGCGTGGATGCACAGATCCGCCGTGCCGGTGTGGGAGATATCGCGGCGGGCGTTGCGTCCGACGCACTGGGCAGCGCGCTGGCCGAGCAGGCCGCAGACGCAGCCGAAGCAGAGCTGCGCCAGTGGGCCGCAAAAGAGGGAAAGTATTTGACCGGGCGGTTTTCGCCCGGCTACGGTGACTGGGATATTGCAGTACAGCCGCTGGTGGCAAACGCGCTGGATACGGTGCGCCGGGCGGGCCTGTGTGTGACCGATACCAACCTGATGACCCCGCGCAAGAGCGTGACGGCCATTCTGGGGGTCAGCGGCCACCCGGTAAAGGGAAAACTGGCCGGGTGCGGCCACTGCGTGCTGCGCACCCGGTGTGAGTATAGAAAGAGGGGAAAGACCTGTGCAAGCGAGTGA
- a CDS encoding MBL fold metallo-hydrolase: MENWKEEKVNAPKKGLWQRLAALAAAAALVLSLAGCSGLPSVPGGSADVVPNPSASAAAAVDTVDAPLEVHFIDVGQALSVLVECDGQFMLYDGGNVDDGSLIVSYLQSQGVEQLEYVFCSHAHEDHVGGLAAALAYFPAYHVYSPVADASTKCFQDFVKYTQQQGLQVEVPAVGTMWPLGGATVTMLGPVAQYSDTNDTSLVLRIDYGSTSFLLTGDMEKTAETDLVNSGANLRADVLQVGHHGSSTSTSYLFLNAVLPEMGVISCGVNNKYGHPHEETLSILRDAGVDVYRTDLQGTITIGSDGQNYTVGTEHFAADSALNPTDPAASSTAQQAYIGNVNSKKFHLPTCPNLPAEKNQILFSSYQEAVEAGYTPCSSCIK, translated from the coding sequence GTGGAAAACTGGAAAGAAGAAAAAGTAAACGCGCCTAAGAAAGGCCTGTGGCAGCGCCTTGCTGCGCTGGCCGCTGCCGCCGCACTGGTGCTGAGCCTTGCGGGCTGCAGCGGGCTGCCGTCCGTCCCGGGCGGAAGCGCCGATGTAGTGCCGAACCCGTCCGCTTCTGCTGCGGCGGCTGTGGATACAGTGGACGCACCCTTGGAGGTGCATTTCATCGATGTGGGCCAGGCGCTGAGTGTGCTGGTGGAATGCGACGGACAGTTCATGCTCTACGACGGCGGCAATGTGGACGACGGCAGTCTCATTGTCTCTTACCTGCAGAGTCAGGGGGTGGAACAGCTGGAATATGTGTTCTGCTCCCACGCGCACGAGGATCATGTAGGCGGCTTGGCTGCCGCACTGGCCTACTTCCCGGCGTACCATGTGTACAGCCCGGTGGCCGATGCCTCCACCAAGTGCTTTCAGGATTTTGTCAAGTACACCCAACAGCAGGGCCTGCAGGTAGAGGTGCCCGCCGTGGGCACGATGTGGCCGCTGGGCGGCGCTACCGTGACCATGCTGGGGCCAGTGGCACAGTACAGCGACACCAACGATACCTCCCTCGTGCTGCGCATCGACTACGGCTCCACCAGCTTCCTGCTGACCGGCGACATGGAAAAGACGGCGGAGACCGACCTTGTGAACAGCGGTGCCAACCTCAGGGCCGATGTTCTTCAGGTGGGCCACCACGGTTCCAGCACCTCCACCAGCTACCTCTTCCTGAATGCGGTGCTGCCGGAAATGGGAGTCATCTCCTGCGGTGTGAACAACAAGTACGGCCACCCCCACGAGGAGACCCTGAGCATCCTGCGGGACGCCGGGGTGGATGTCTACCGCACCGACCTGCAGGGCACCATCACTATTGGTTCCGACGGCCAGAACTACACCGTGGGCACCGAGCACTTTGCGGCAGATTCCGCGCTGAACCCCACCGACCCGGCGGCATCCAGCACGGCCCAGCAGGCGTACATTGGCAATGTGAACAGCAAAAAGTTCCATCTGCCTACCTGCCCGAACCTGCCGGCAGAGAAGAACCAGATCCTCTTCTCCAGCTATCAGGAAGCCGTGGAAGCAGGCTATACGCCCTGTTCCAGCTGCATCAAATAA
- a CDS encoding YgiQ family radical SAM protein codes for MDNSSPKIYTEFLPISRADMEARRWEQLDFVVVGGDAYVDHPSFGTAIISRLLEAEGYKIGVLAQPRYTDCEDFKRFGKPKYGFFIGGGNVDSMVSHYSVAKIPRAEDEYSLGGKGGARPDRSATVYTRLAKQAYPDLPVILGGLEASLRRFAHYDYWLDTVLPSIAEDSGADIISFGMGEHQTVEIARRLAAGEPVESITDVDGTCYMTDFDHLPERYVECAGFKKVASDKTAYAKACRIQMDNQDVVSGQIIVQKQSEKYLVQNIPAKPLVRGELDKVYALPYTRRYHPIYESMGGVPAIREVQFSIIQNRGCFGGCNFCAIQLHQGRRVTSRSADSIVAEAERMTHEPDFKGYIHDVGGPTANFRFPSCREQMLRGMCTGGKHCLAPTTCSHMIVDHSDYLKILRRVRELPGVKKVFIRSGIRFDYLMADPDDTFFKELVEYHVSGQLKVAPEHCAPNTLAYMGKPPIETFNKFKDKFYELSKKAGKKQYLVPYLMSSHPGSTLKDAVYLAEYLYKNHMRPEQVQDFYPTPGTVSTCMFYTGLDPYTLKPVFVEKTPEGKALQRALLQYYEPRNAEKVVKALKMTHREDLIPLLVPAAGRRAVQRSARRAEAADVTIHNDGTYTVRPNQKGHNGKPAHGQSRAAAPTGRAPSPGARFAPHSAPARKPKNDQQKENTTWKTGKKKK; via the coding sequence ATGGACAACTCTTCCCCTAAGATCTACACCGAATTTCTTCCCATCAGCCGGGCCGATATGGAGGCCCGCAGGTGGGAGCAGCTGGACTTTGTGGTGGTGGGCGGCGACGCCTATGTGGACCACCCCAGCTTTGGCACTGCCATCATCAGCCGTCTGCTGGAAGCCGAGGGCTATAAGATCGGCGTGCTGGCCCAGCCACGCTACACCGACTGCGAGGACTTCAAGCGGTTCGGCAAGCCCAAGTACGGCTTCTTCATCGGCGGCGGCAACGTGGACAGCATGGTCAGCCACTATTCCGTGGCAAAGATCCCCCGCGCCGAGGACGAATACTCCCTCGGCGGCAAGGGCGGCGCACGCCCGGACCGCAGCGCCACCGTGTACACCCGCCTTGCCAAGCAGGCCTATCCCGACCTGCCGGTGATCTTAGGCGGTCTGGAAGCGTCCCTGCGCCGCTTTGCCCACTACGATTACTGGCTGGACACCGTGCTGCCCAGCATTGCTGAGGATTCCGGCGCAGACATCATCAGCTTTGGCATGGGCGAACACCAGACCGTGGAGATCGCCCGCCGCCTTGCCGCCGGGGAACCGGTGGAGAGCATCACGGACGTGGACGGCACCTGTTACATGACCGACTTCGACCATCTGCCCGAGCGCTACGTGGAGTGCGCAGGCTTTAAAAAGGTGGCGTCGGATAAGACGGCGTATGCCAAGGCCTGCCGCATCCAGATGGACAATCAGGACGTGGTCAGCGGCCAGATCATCGTGCAGAAGCAGAGCGAGAAGTATCTGGTGCAGAACATCCCCGCAAAGCCGCTGGTGCGCGGGGAACTGGATAAGGTCTACGCTCTGCCCTACACCCGCCGTTACCACCCCATCTACGAGAGCATGGGCGGCGTGCCCGCCATCCGGGAGGTGCAGTTCTCCATCATCCAGAACCGCGGCTGCTTCGGCGGCTGCAACTTCTGCGCCATCCAGCTGCATCAGGGGCGGCGTGTCACCAGCCGCAGCGCAGACAGCATCGTGGCAGAAGCGGAGCGCATGACCCACGAGCCGGATTTCAAGGGCTACATCCACGATGTGGGCGGCCCCACCGCAAACTTCCGCTTTCCCTCCTGCCGGGAGCAGATGCTGCGGGGCATGTGCACCGGCGGCAAGCACTGTCTTGCCCCCACCACCTGCTCCCACATGATCGTGGACCACAGCGACTACCTGAAGATCCTGCGCCGGGTGCGGGAGCTGCCGGGCGTGAAAAAGGTGTTCATCCGCAGCGGTATCCGGTTCGACTACCTGATGGCCGACCCGGACGATACCTTCTTCAAGGAACTGGTGGAGTACCATGTGTCCGGCCAGCTGAAGGTGGCTCCGGAGCACTGTGCTCCCAACACGCTGGCCTACATGGGCAAGCCGCCCATCGAGACCTTCAACAAGTTCAAGGATAAATTCTATGAGCTGAGCAAAAAGGCCGGCAAAAAGCAGTATCTGGTGCCCTATCTGATGTCCAGTCACCCGGGCAGCACTCTCAAGGATGCGGTCTATCTGGCAGAATATCTTTATAAAAACCACATGCGCCCGGAACAGGTGCAGGATTTTTACCCCACCCCCGGCACTGTGAGCACCTGCATGTTCTACACCGGCCTTGACCCCTACACCCTGAAGCCGGTGTTCGTGGAAAAGACCCCCGAGGGCAAGGCGCTGCAGCGGGCGCTGCTGCAATACTACGAGCCTCGCAACGCCGAGAAGGTAGTCAAGGCGCTGAAGATGACCCACCGGGAGGACCTAATCCCCCTGCTGGTGCCCGCCGCAGGCCGCCGCGCCGTGCAGCGCTCTGCCCGCCGGGCCGAAGCCGCCGATGTGACGATCCACAATGACGGCACCTACACGGTGCGCCCGAACCAGAAGGGCCATAACGGCAAGCCTGCCCACGGCCAGAGCCGTGCCGCTGCACCGACAGGCCGTGCGCCCAGCCCCGGCGCACGCTTTGCGCCCCATTCGGCACCAGCGCGCAAGCCAAAAAACGATCAACAGAAAGAGAACACAACGTGGAAAACTGGAAAGAAGAAAAAGTAA
- a CDS encoding DNA translocase FtsK, producing the protein MATKKRKTTTRRAASRKKRAEQRLPAGLGTLFAGLLLVVLAFVEGDSAWKALHDVLFGLFGCGSFVLGAAVCCLAVQYTRGEDLLPKIFKLVLGLVFACGTVIVFSDIQPQGMSAFQMTAACYANGVNAWIGGGALGALLGGSLLLLCGRPAATLIMIVLALCVSLYIFDLTPAEVWQWLCAAFGGVHAKGAAMAQQSAARRAERAAARAAEAEAEEDYDEAEDEYRDEEDAEEEMETPAFRIGVPDWLNGIRHWGHKVTEEMEAEEPEAAPQPEPPADTSGQPLAQPEPAAPAITPVQVRVSRPRASFDVDLGPDHTEVKEGGSEPIEPLIVGPGGTFGQNPLRPAPRPAPQPIVQDAVETDASDFFAKAAQPVQPAAAESFDTPVMTPAMPTAQPESPAAAVTPEMPAVPIQPAVPAAPARVSAENAVAMRGTPDEDGWISITSEPVEEKDISTLVAAAMEKPAASEQAAAAAPVDETEPVDTYQYQYPPIELFEKSQDETDPGAQEELKANAQKLVDTLESFGVRTRVLDISRGPSVTRYEVQPMAGVKISRITSLADDIALNLAVADVRMEAPIPGKPAVGIEVPNHKKTPVYIRSVFESQSFLRMTSPLGIALGKDIAGVAQVADLCKMPHLLIAGSTGSGKSVCVNSIIMSLLFRSSPEDVKLLLIDPKVVELAEYNGIPHLLMPVVTEPKKAAGALGSAVQEMERRYRLFAENNVRDIKSFNKLAAERPDLEKMPYIAIIIDELADLMMVVGKDVEDSICRIAQKARAAGMHLIVATQRPSVDVITGLIKANIPSRIAFAVSSQVDSRTILDGSGAEKLLGMGDMLFMPVGAPKPTRIQGTFVRDEEISRVLDFIKQSGTVQYDEAMIEAMEKHAIQDGKKGSGGADSDEDPDTDPMFKQAVEVVIDAGQASTSLLQRRCKLGYARAARIMDEMEQKGIIGPYEGAKPRAVLISRQQWLEMQMNQPDET; encoded by the coding sequence ATGGCAACAAAAAAACGTAAAACGACAACACGGCGCGCAGCATCGCGCAAAAAGCGCGCAGAACAGCGGCTCCCGGCAGGGCTTGGCACCCTGTTTGCAGGCCTTTTGCTGGTGGTGCTGGCCTTTGTGGAGGGAGATTCGGCATGGAAGGCCCTGCACGATGTGCTGTTCGGACTTTTTGGCTGCGGCAGCTTTGTACTGGGCGCGGCAGTGTGCTGCCTCGCTGTGCAGTATACCCGGGGCGAAGACCTTCTGCCCAAGATCTTCAAGCTGGTTCTTGGGCTGGTGTTTGCCTGCGGCACGGTGATCGTTTTTTCCGATATCCAGCCGCAGGGCATGTCGGCATTCCAGATGACAGCTGCCTGCTACGCAAACGGCGTGAATGCATGGATCGGCGGCGGTGCGTTGGGCGCACTGCTGGGCGGCAGCCTGCTGCTGCTGTGCGGACGGCCTGCGGCAACCCTTATCATGATCGTGCTGGCACTGTGTGTCAGCCTGTACATTTTTGATCTGACCCCGGCAGAGGTGTGGCAATGGCTGTGCGCTGCGTTTGGCGGCGTGCACGCAAAGGGTGCGGCCATGGCGCAGCAGAGCGCAGCCCGCCGCGCTGAACGTGCCGCTGCCCGCGCGGCAGAAGCCGAGGCTGAGGAAGACTACGACGAAGCAGAAGATGAATACCGGGATGAGGAAGATGCCGAAGAGGAGATGGAAACTCCGGCTTTCCGCATCGGTGTGCCGGACTGGCTGAACGGCATCCGCCACTGGGGCCACAAGGTGACCGAAGAGATGGAGGCGGAGGAGCCGGAGGCCGCCCCGCAGCCGGAGCCGCCCGCAGATACTTCCGGCCAGCCGCTTGCCCAGCCGGAGCCTGCCGCCCCGGCCATCACGCCGGTGCAGGTACGGGTATCCCGGCCCCGGGCTTCCTTTGACGTAGACCTTGGCCCCGACCACACTGAGGTGAAGGAGGGCGGCAGCGAACCCATCGAGCCGCTCATCGTGGGCCCGGGCGGCACCTTTGGGCAGAACCCGCTGCGCCCGGCCCCCAGACCTGCCCCGCAGCCCATCGTACAGGACGCAGTGGAGACCGATGCATCCGATTTCTTTGCAAAGGCTGCACAGCCGGTGCAGCCTGCGGCAGCGGAAAGTTTTGATACTCCGGTCATGACCCCGGCAATGCCGACGGCCCAGCCGGAAAGCCCGGCAGCGGCAGTCACGCCGGAGATGCCCGCCGTGCCCATCCAGCCCGCAGTCCCGGCGGCACCCGCCCGGGTGAGCGCCGAAAACGCCGTTGCCATGCGCGGCACACCCGACGAGGACGGCTGGATCAGCATTACCAGCGAACCGGTGGAGGAAAAGGATATCAGCACGCTGGTGGCAGCGGCAATGGAAAAGCCTGCTGCTTCCGAGCAGGCCGCGGCAGCGGCCCCTGTGGACGAGACCGAACCGGTGGATACTTATCAGTACCAGTATCCGCCCATTGAGCTGTTTGAAAAATCGCAGGACGAGACCGACCCCGGCGCGCAGGAAGAGCTGAAAGCCAACGCCCAGAAGCTGGTGGATACGCTGGAAAGCTTTGGCGTGCGCACCCGTGTGCTGGATATCTCCCGTGGACCCTCCGTCACCCGGTACGAAGTGCAGCCCATGGCGGGTGTCAAGATCAGCCGCATCACCTCGCTGGCAGACGATATCGCCCTGAACCTTGCGGTGGCAGATGTGCGTATGGAAGCACCCATCCCCGGCAAGCCTGCCGTGGGCATTGAGGTGCCCAACCACAAAAAGACCCCGGTGTATATCCGCAGCGTGTTCGAGAGCCAGAGCTTTTTGCGCATGACCTCACCTCTGGGCATTGCGCTTGGCAAGGACATTGCCGGTGTGGCACAGGTGGCAGACCTGTGCAAGATGCCCCATCTGCTCATTGCAGGCAGCACCGGCAGCGGTAAATCCGTGTGCGTGAACAGCATCATCATGAGCCTGCTGTTCCGCTCCAGCCCGGAGGACGTGAAGCTGCTGCTGATCGACCCCAAGGTGGTGGAGCTGGCCGAGTACAACGGTATTCCCCACCTGCTGATGCCGGTGGTCACCGAGCCGAAAAAGGCCGCAGGTGCCCTTGGCAGCGCGGTGCAGGAGATGGAGCGCCGCTATCGTCTGTTTGCAGAGAACAATGTGCGCGACATCAAGTCTTTCAACAAGCTGGCCGCAGAACGGCCTGATCTGGAAAAGATGCCCTACATCGCCATTATCATCGACGAGCTGGCCGATCTGATGATGGTGGTGGGCAAGGATGTGGAGGACTCCATCTGCCGCATCGCCCAGAAGGCCCGCGCCGCCGGTATGCACCTGATCGTAGCCACCCAGCGCCCCAGCGTGGACGTGATCACCGGCCTGATCAAGGCCAACATCCCCAGCCGCATCGCATTTGCAGTGTCCAGTCAGGTGGACAGCCGCACTATTCTGGACGGCTCCGGTGCCGAAAAGCTGCTGGGCATGGGTGATATGCTGTTCATGCCCGTGGGTGCGCCCAAGCCTACCCGTATTCAGGGCACTTTCGTGCGGGATGAGGAGATCAGCCGTGTGCTGGACTTCATCAAGCAGAGCGGCACCGTGCAGTATGACGAAGCCATGATCGAAGCCATGGAAAAGCACGCCATTCAGGACGGCAAGAAGGGCAGCGGCGGCGCGGACTCCGACGAGGATCCCGATACCGACCCGATGTTCAAGCAGGCCGTGGAGGTGGTCATCGATGCCGGTCAGGCCTCCACCAGCCTGCTGCAGCGCCGCTGCAAGCTGGGCTACGCCCGCGCGGCCCGTATCATGGACGAGATGGAACAAAAAGGCATCATCGGACCCTACGAGGGTGCCAAGCCCCGCGCTGTGCTTATCAGCCGCCAGCAGTGGCTGGAAATGCAGATGAACCAACCGGATGAAACATAA
- a CDS encoding ClpP family protease has product MLTENAGGKHMNDETQLTDARRLEKEEIEDLGTVTLARGEHVIHCLTVIGQIEGHSEAPQGQKTTKYEHVIPQLVAAQEDPRIEGLLVLLNTVGGDVEAGLALAELIASVSKPSATLVLGGGHSIGIPLAVSARRSFIVPTATMTVHPVRHSGVILGVPQTMRSFEQMQQRITGFVAAHSGMTEKRYTDLMLHTGELVMDMGTVLDGRRAVKEKLIDELGGLSDALAWLYKEIERK; this is encoded by the coding sequence ATGCTGACAGAAAACGCAGGAGGAAAGCATATGAACGATGAAACGCAGCTGACCGACGCGCGTCGGCTGGAAAAAGAAGAGATCGAGGATTTGGGCACGGTCACGCTGGCCCGCGGGGAGCATGTGATCCACTGCCTGACCGTCATCGGCCAGATCGAAGGCCATTCGGAAGCGCCGCAGGGCCAGAAGACCACGAAGTATGAGCATGTCATCCCGCAGCTGGTGGCCGCGCAGGAAGATCCTCGCATCGAGGGCCTGCTGGTGCTGCTGAACACGGTAGGCGGGGATGTGGAAGCAGGCCTTGCGCTGGCGGAGCTGATCGCCAGCGTGTCCAAACCCAGTGCAACGCTTGTGCTGGGCGGCGGGCACTCCATCGGTATCCCACTTGCCGTCAGCGCCCGGCGCAGCTTCATCGTGCCCACAGCCACCATGACCGTGCACCCGGTGCGGCATTCCGGCGTCATTCTGGGGGTGCCGCAGACCATGCGCAGCTTTGAGCAGATGCAGCAGCGCATCACCGGCTTCGTAGCGGCCCACAGCGGCATGACCGAAAAACGCTACACCGACCTGATGCTCCACACCGGCGAGCTGGTGATGGACATGGGCACCGTGCTGGATGGACGCCGGGCCGTGAAGGAAAAGCTCATCGACGAGCTGGGCGGACTTTCGGATGCGCTGGCGTGGCTGTATAAAGAGATTGAACGCAAATGA
- a CDS encoding redox-sensing transcriptional repressor Rex, whose translation MNTPARASLPVIKRLPKYYRYLCSLQADGINSISSRELAAQMGTTASQVRQDFNCIGDVNGRQGIGYSVENLLSILEGLLFGNGDRLPTILIGCGRLGKAVSRFITTDTNGYRLIAAFDVAQSEVGKEISGIQIRHIDELESFCAEHHPKVAVLCVPRDGAEQVSGRLVDLGIEGFWNFSHYDLSVPYPDVVVENVHLGDSLMSLGYRLRNQD comes from the coding sequence ATGAACACTCCTGCAAGGGCTTCGCTTCCCGTTATCAAGCGTCTTCCCAAATATTACCGCTATCTGTGCTCTCTGCAGGCGGACGGCATCAACAGCATTTCTTCCCGCGAGCTGGCTGCTCAGATGGGCACCACCGCTTCGCAGGTACGGCAGGACTTCAACTGCATCGGCGATGTGAATGGCCGGCAGGGCATTGGCTACTCGGTGGAAAACCTGCTCTCCATTCTGGAAGGCCTGCTGTTCGGCAACGGCGACCGCCTGCCCACCATCCTGATCGGCTGCGGCCGTCTGGGCAAGGCAGTGAGCCGCTTTATCACCACCGACACCAACGGCTACCGCCTGATCGCCGCCTTTGATGTGGCACAGAGCGAGGTGGGCAAGGAGATCAGCGGCATCCAGATCCGCCATATCGACGAGCTGGAGTCTTTCTGTGCCGAGCATCACCCCAAGGTCGCAGTGCTCTGTGTGCCCCGCGACGGTGCGGAACAGGTCAGCGGCCGTCTGGTGGATCTGGGCATCGAGGGCTTCTGGAACTTCTCCCACTATGACCTCTCTGTGCCGTATCCCGATGTGGTGGTGGAGAACGTCCATCTGGGCGACAGCCTGATGAGCCTTGGCTACCGCCTGCGCAATCAGGACTGA